The Nycticebus coucang isolate mNycCou1 chromosome 17, mNycCou1.pri, whole genome shotgun sequence nucleotide sequence AACTGTTTGGCTTGGTATAGAGAGTTATAACAACAGGTAAAAGTaagattctctttctttctaaaaatgtgtTAACATCTTGTCCAGCTATTGTTACTTAGAAAATTAGAGTcaattttaaatgatattaagGTTTTTCCAGTGATGATGAAGtaaaatggagaaggaaaaaggaaaatttaaactaTTAGTAGTAATTTAAACTCTACTAAATACATAGAATGCTAGTTCTTGGCATGTTTTATAGAGAATCTAAAACTTTAAAGCATTGTTCTATCTGTTGTATCTAAATCATATAGATCGGCGTGGGGAACCtttggccttctgatttcaagattgttcttttctaAGGACCAAAGGAATCAAGAAAAACTTCATTGTTTTCTATTGTACTCCTTTTAGTAAAAGGATTTGTTATGTAAATTTTGGATACAGTCAAAGGTCACGCTTAAGGACCAGGAAGGCCACATGTTTCCTTAAGGCTGTGTGTTAATGCAcaaacacccacacacacaaactcatagACACATTGAAGACTTTCtttcaaatgtaaatattttatctacaTTTCACAGTCATATTGATAAAAATTTATGAACATGATTTGCAAAATCTGGTATAACCTTGCCAATATTTTCCACCATCATGTATTTTATTCTTACGTGAATATGTTTCTATTTGGGGTCAATGGCGCTGGGTttgaagattttgaaaaatattacagGAGGAGGACATTCCCACGGAAAATTTATGCAAAACTAGAGATCAATTGTTCCAAAACGAATGTTCAAATGTTCTTTCTCTAAAAATTCTGcagagaagcttttttttttttttgcagtttttggctagggctgggtttgaacccgccacctccggcatatggggccggtgccctactcctttgagccacagtcaccacccgTGCAGAGAAGTTTTACACAtgtaaaaatactaataaatttgTGGCAAGGTAAAACTCATCAACCAATTGTCAAATAATATTCGGTGCTGAGAGGAATACGGTAATCTGgtatttctgaaaagataaacatttaattttacagtgaaaattttcagaaaaccaaTGGAAAAATCCCTACACTTTTGGAAAACAGTTATTCTTACACTTACGCATTCATGCGCATGGTGTCGCTCTTCACTGAGAACGTTTCCGCGAAGAAAAGAGCCGCAGTTGCTCTTAGCTCCAGAAAATTTAGCGGAAATCGGGGTATCTCTTGTGAATTCTCCCGAGCTCGGAGGTCATAAAATTGGACTTTGAGAGGCAGTTTGAGGTAAGGCATTCTATGTTGCAGATATCTGTGACTCTTTTTGAGCGTACCATGCGGTTTTCCTGGCGAGGAGGCCCAAGAGCCAGGCGACTATTGCTCTCGTTTCTGCTCCTTGCTTTCTGGGACGTGGGGAGCGGCCAGATTCACTACTCAGTCCCGGAGGAGGCCAAACACGGAACCTTCGTGGGACGCATCGCGCAGGACCTGGGACTGGAATTGGCAGAGCTGGTACCACGCCTGTTCCGAGTGGCATCCAAGGGCCAAGGGGACCTTCTGGAGGTAAATCTGCAGAATGGCATTTTGTTTGTGAATTCTCGGATTGACCGGGAGGAGCTGTGCGGGCGGAGCGCGGAGTGCAGCATCCACCTGGAGGTGATTGTGAACAGGCCGTTGCAGGTTTTCCACGTAGAGGTGGAGGTGAAAGACATTAATGACAACCCTCCAGTGTTCCctgaaagtaagaaaagaataatcaTTGCAGAATCTAGACCTCCGGAAACTCGATTTCCACTAGATGGCGCATACGATGCAGATATTGGAGTAAACTCGGCATTAACCTACCTACTAGATCCCAACGATTATTTTGCTTTGGACACACAGAACAATCGTGAGCAAACGTCTTCGTTATTTCTTGTGTTGAGGAAAACACTGGACAGAGAGGAAATTCAGGAACATAGTTTATTACTGAAAGCCAGTGATGGAGGTAAACCTGAGCTGACCGGTACAGTTCAGCTGCTGATCACGATTCTGGATGTGAATGACAACGCGCCAGAATTCGAAAAATCTATATATAAAGCGAGAGTGTCAGAGAGCGCGTTTAATGGAACGTTGGTGATCAAGTTAAATGCCACAGATGCTGATGATGGTACAAATGGAGATATAGTCTACTCATTTAGAAAGCCTGTATCACCTACAGTGGTATATGCATTTACCATAAATCCCGAAAGTGGAGAAATTAGGACAAAAGGGAAACTGGATTTCGAGGAAAAGAAATTGTATGAAATATCAGTGGAGGCAGTTGACAAAGGGAATATTCCAATGGCGGGTCATTGTACCCTTTTGGTGGAAGTATTAGATATAAATGATAATGCCCCAGAAGTTACAAtcacttctctgtctctccccatcaGAGAAGATACTCAGCCTAGCACAGTTGTCGCCCTGATCAGTGTATCTGATCGTGACTCTGGAGCCAACGGACAGGTCACCTGCACCCTGACTCCCCATGTTCCCTTTAAACTGGTGTCCACCTTCAAAAATTACTATTCGTTGGTGCTGGACAGCGTCCTAGACCGCGAGAGCAAATCTAACTATCAGTTGATAGTGACCGCGCGGGACGGTGGCTCGCCTTCGCTGTGGGCCACCGCCAGCGTGTCCGTGGAGGTGGCCGACGTGAATGATAACGCGCCGACCTTCGCACAGCCCGAATACACTGTGTTCGTGAGGGAGAACAACTCTCCAGGCTGCCACATCTTTACGGTATCTGCACAGGACGCGGACGTGCAGGAGAACGCGCTGGTGTCCTACTCGCTGGTGGAGAGGCGGGTGGGCGAGCGCGCGCTGTCGAGCTATGTGTCGGTGCACGCGGAGAGCGGCAAGGTGTACGCGCTGCAACCGCTGGACCACGAGGAGCTGGAGCTGCTGCAGTTCCAGGTAAGCGCTCGCGATGCGGGCTTGCCGCCTCTGGGCAGCAACGTGACGCTGCAGGTGTTCGTGCTGGATGAGAACGACAATGCGCCAGCGCTGCTGGCGTCTCGGGCTGGCAGTGTGGGCGGCGCGGTGACCCAGCTGGTGTCACGGTTTGTGGGGACAGGCCATGTGGTGGCGAAGGTGCGCGCTGTGGACGCGGACTCGGGATACAACGCTTGGCTGTCCTATGAGCTGCAGCCAACAGCAGGAAGCGCGCGCAGCCCGTTCCGCGTGGGTCTGTACACCGGCGAGATCAGCACCACGCGCGCCCTAGAAGAGAATGACTCGCCGCGCCAACGCTTGTTGGTGCTAGTGAAGGACCACGGAGAGCCGGCGTTGACGGCCACCGCCACCGTGCTGGTGTCGCTTGTGGAGAGTAACCAGGCGCCAAAGGTTTCTTCGCGGGCGTTGGTGAAGGCTATGGGCCCTGAGACCCCGCTGGTGGATGTCAACGTGTACCTGATCATCGCCATCTGCACAGTGTCCAGCCTGTTGGTGCTCACGCTGCTGCTATACACGGCTCTGCGATGTTCTGCACCTCCGACCGAGGGCGCAGGTGGGCCCGGCAAGCCCAGGCTGGTTTGCTCCAGCGCTGTGGGGAGCTGGTCAAACTCTCAGCAGAGGCGGCAAAGGGTGTGCTCTGGGGAGGGTCCGCCCAAAACAGACCTCATGGCCTTCAGCCCCAGTCTTCCTCCTTGTCTGGATTCTGCAGAGGGAACGGGTCAAAGAGAGGTGGATTCAGAACAGTTGAGAGAGgtaaactatatttttaaaaaataccttaatATTTTAGCCTTTCTTACTGTTCAAGCTATCTTCAGTGCCAATTTTGAGATTGTTCTTTAGCTTAATTTTAAGTTTGCTTCTATCAATCTATTGGCTTTGCTATCGACATAGCTTGAGTTATTCTTGAATGTTCATTCAGAAAACAATGTAATGtataaaacaagaatattttggttttgttgtatTCTTGATACAACTATTCTTGATAGTTGTAAGTATTTATTGGAATCGAACATTTACAGGGAAAAACTGCACATGTGAGAACTTAAACATTTaggaaatgttcatttttaatgaagctaatcatatacattttaagttattatttaatttatatataggTCCGTGtatctatattattttttaaaactctgtacCTTTTCACGTAAATATCTTTTTATACAGTGTATTTATGTGCTTATGCACTcgtggcactttgggaggctgaggcaggagtgtcacttgaggccaggagctcaaaaTCAACCTGAACAAGAAGAAGACCCtcctctctataaaaaaatagaaaaattggttgGGTGTGATGATGCAAGCTGGTAGTCTCaggcagtgaggtatgatgaagccactgcatgGTAGCCTGGGAGACTGAGcaagactcttgtttcaaaaaacaaacaaacaaaccccaaatgccccaaaacaatcaaacaaaaaaaccaaatcaacaacatcaacaaaaccTTTTTGGTGGgttccttcttttttgttcttttggcaCATCAGTGATCCCCTCTCATGTATACCTTGCAAGGTAGTTTGAGattttcctttcacatttttatttgtacTCAGATAATTACTCAATACATACAcacagtgggtttttttttggggggggaattTTGTTTCTCTTCCAAAGTTTAagatatattatacattttacacTTCTCTGTTACCAATACCTTTTAGAAACCCCTGCCATTCTGGTATTTTAATAGCTGTGTAGTATTCCACGTGCAgatgtatttttatacatttagttTTTCAACTACTGATGGACAATCACTTTGTTCTTTTATATCTATAAACCATGCTGTcctataattttacatatttcctAAAATATTGGTTTTTGCTTCTGTGGAATTAATACTCAGATGTGGAGAAGATGCatcaaaaatattacatttttaatttaaaacatattgCTAGATGGCCTTCCAAGAATTTTAGTACTTTATAAATTGCCACCAACCAGTTTTGagcactgtttttgttttatctccAGAAGCAATAGAAGTTTTACTTTTTGCCAATGTGATCTCTataaaatgatatctcattgttactttaattttaaattcctaCATATCTTCAGTGAATTTGAATATGtggttatatatattttgttgatttggacttgattttctttgatttatcaattaaattattgattcatttttctattgaaaaattattttttaattttggaaaaatctCTGCATAATATAGATATTAGCTATTTATCTGCAtcataaatatcttttttcctgTATCACTCTTATTGATTTGTTTATAGTGTATTTTGCTGTATAAAAGTGTTttgaattatctattttattttatgggttTTAAAGTCTGCAGGTTTAGTTAGAAAGGGCTTTTCAACTcatatattaaatattcattaattaaatttatttactattattgAGCATTCTTTATGTGCTGGGCACGTTCTGCACATTAGGGATTTACAATgaaatttgttcttttgtgtaAAATCAAATTTCCATTTGTTGTCCCtgaataatttctttaatatattttgtaattcAGGTGTTCTGGCAAAAAATTCACTCAGCTTCTGTCTATGAAAAATACTTGTTTCACTTTcagttttgaaaaaatattttcgtTGAGTATAGTTGAcagttttttacatgtattatttcattgtcTTACAGTTTGCATGATTTCTGATGCAACAATCTGTATTTTCTTGTATATGCATCTTCCTCTCATCCCCTTCTTTCAtggttacttttaaaattttcttttttgtcactgATTTTTGTAAATTGGTTATAATGTGTTTTAGTCTGATTTTCTTTATGTTATTCTATTTGGGAGTTGTTGATATTCTTGGATATGTGGAGTTATCATTTTCAGTAAATTTGGAGAAATTTAAGCCATATTacttcaagtattattttttcccctttcatccTTTCTGGCACTATAATTACACTTACATGTATGTTAGACTGTTTGATATTGTCCTACAGGTCATTGAAccttgtttagttttgtttgtcttttctctctctgtgcctcattttggatcacttttattaatatattttcaaagttcaCTAATCATTCCTTTTGTAATATCATATCTTCTAATACTAACCAGTATACTTTTTACCTTATGTAgtgtgtttatcttttctttgtgtaagATTCCATTTAGgtctgttaaatttattttatttatctttacatGATTTGTCATTATTCTTGTCTTTGTCTATATTCTTGAGCATATaagtatatttataatacatgttTTAATATTCCTGTGTTCTAATTTTACCATTCTTGTCATTCCTtggtttgcttcttttggtttatttttcttcatgtgtgcacgtgtgtgtgtgtgtgtgttccctgtGTATTCCTTTAAAGCAATGTTTCCTAACTGGGGACAGTTTTGCCCCACAGGGGATAATTTGGGAATATctgaatacatttttgtttgttacaACTGGGGGATTGCTACTTGCATCTAATGatggaggccagggatgctgctgacCATCATAACGATTCACAGTATATCCCTTTACAACAAAAAATTACCTAGCTCAATAATTCTGCCTTAGAGACTTGAGCTCAGTTCTAACATGTGGTTAAGTTGCTTGGGACCAATTTATCCCTTTCAAGGCTTGATTTTAAGGTTTATTAATGCATATCTAGAGCAGCTTTTAGAATAAAACTGATTTGTCCCTCTATTAAAGTGATATTCTTCTGAGAACACTATCTAATGCCCATACATGTATGAAGAGCTCTCTCTTCTTTGACTTGTAGAAAGTGAAATATTCTTGGCCCTTTTTGAGCTCTATGAAACATTCTGCCTTCTCCTTTTCTGTAGTTTTGTCCTTGGCCTTGTGGAATTTTCCTTGGCATGTGCAAATTAGTATTCAACCAAAGATTGAAAAAGATCGGAAAAGACTCCTGTACAGGTCTGCAAAGCTCTTTGTCTCTGTGCAGTTCCTTCtatattatttgtaaattattttttttaaccaggcctatgatttctttttcttttttttatattctttttttttattgttggggattcattgagggtacaatgcatttgttaggcaaagtccctcttgcaatgtgttttgcccccaaaggtgtggcacacaccaaggccccaaccccctccttccttccctctcctgctcttcctttccccacctttccctccttctttctctctctgctatccccttccccctctcccatcgtgtccttaattgtcattaattgtccttatatcaaaattgagtacataggactcatgcttctccattcttgtgatgctttactaagaataatgttttccacttccatccaggttaatacaaaggatgtaaagtctccatgttcttaaatggctgaatagtattccctggtgtacatataccacagcttgttaatccactcctgggttggtgggcctttaggctgtttccacattttggcgattgtaaattgagctgcaataaacagtctagtgcaagtgtccttatgataaaaggatttttttccttctgggtagatgcccagtaatgggattgcaggatcaaatgggaggtctagcatgagtgctttgaggtttctccatacttccttccagaaaggttgtactagtttgcagtcccaccagcagtgtaaaagtgttcccttctccccacatccacgccagcttctgcagttttgagatttagtgatgtgggccattctcacctgggttaaatggtatctcagggtgattttgatttgcatttctctaatagatggggatgatgaacattttttcatatgtttgttagccatttgtctgtcttctttagagagaatctattcatgtctcttgcccattgatatatgggattgttggcttttttcatgtagattaatttgagttctctatagatcctagctatcaaacttttgtctgagtcaaaatatgcaaatatcctttcccattgtgtaggttgtctatttgttttggttgttgtctccttagctgtacagaagcttttcagtttaatgaagtcccatttgtttatttttgttgttgttgcaattgccatggcagtcttcttcatgaagtctttccccaggccaatatctttctgtgtttttcctatgctttctttgaggatttttattgttttatgccttaaatttaagtcctttatccatcttgaatcaatttttgtgagtggagaaaggtgtgggtccagtttcagtcttttacatgtggatatccagttctcccagcaccatttattgaatagggagtcttttccccagtggacgttcttgtttggtttattgaagattaggtggttgtaagatgttagtttcatttcctggttttctattcaattccaaatgtatatgtctctatttttgtgccagtaccatgctgtcttgaccactatggctttgtagtacagcctaaaatctggtatggtgatgcccccagctttatttttattactaagaactgccttagctatacgggtttttttctggttccatacaaaattcagaatcatttcttccaaatcttgaaaagtaagatattggtattttaataggaatggcattcaatagggaacattgctttgggaagtatagacattttaacaatgttgattcttcccagtcatgagcacggtatgttcttccatttgttaatgtcctctgctattttctttcttaggatttcataattttctttctttcttttcataaatttctttatgaaatttttcataatttttcttccctttacctcctttgttagatatattcctaggtatttcattttctttgaaactatggtgaagggagttgtgtccttaattagcttctcatcttcactgttattggtgtatacaaaggctactgacttgtggacattgattttatatcctgagacattactgtatcttttgatgacttccaggagtcttgtggttgtatttttcatctcatttgttttccttcttttgcagGATCATaatctatctttctttctctctctctctttctccttccttccttccttctttccttttttttgagacagagtctcactttgttgtccttggtagagtgccgtggtgtcatagcttgcggcaacttcaaactcttgggctcaagagatctcttgtgttagcctcccagtagctgggactacaggcacctgccacaatgcccagctattttttagagacagggtctcacactcaactcaggctggtctcaaacccgtgagctcaggcaatccacctgcctcggtctacCAGActtctaggattacaagtgtaagccactcTGCCCAGCCTGGATCATAGTCTTTCCTTACCTATCATCTGAAAACAGTCCTTTATATCTCGTGTGGTTTTATGACTGTTATCATGGAAGGACAAAATAGAAGTTTATACATTATCTTATATCATTGAATAGTATCTCTATTCtgtttgtttagttttaaatTCTACATAATGTGTTATCAATATTGACAAACTTTCTATTGACAAAATTCAAATTTGCTTGGTATCTATTTGACCATTCCTGTATTTTCAACCTTCattcattactttaaaatatatagatggattttactttttaaaaagcttaatatgataatttctatcttttattaTAGAATTTAGATCATTCAAGTATAGTACAATGCATGATATATGTGATTATATATCTTCTGTTTAACTCAAGGTTTATTAGTTATTTTGTATTGTTGCTCCCTGTTTTACTTATCTGGTTTTGAGTACTTGatcaaattaatatttaataccttatatcttttaatttaaagGTTTTAATGTAGTTTTGTTTTCAATAACATGAACTTTCTTTTCCCAGTTATCtctttattttaagattttgatGGTGTGAAATATAACATCCTGGAAGGCAATTAAACACATAGtgtaatttaataaatatgtataagtCAAACATGCTGTAATGTTAAAGAATTAGAATGTTTCTGGTACTACAGAATCTCTCTATAGATTTCTTCTTTATCACAACCTTTCTAGTTTCCGAAAGGTAACTACTTGCTTGACTGTAATAATTTCTTTAGGTCAGATAGTttagatttgtctatttttgaacttagtataaatggaattttaaatgGTGTATTCTCTTATGGCTTGTTATTTCATCCAATGTAAGTTTTTTTCTCATGTTGTTGAATATAGCTATAATTTATTCATCTTTCATTCTTCTAAAATAGCTCATTGAATTAATATACCATGATTTGTTTAGGACTGTTTGACATCTTGTCTATTTTTGATCTTTGGTTTTATGAACAGTCTTTCTTATATGTACCTACTGGTGCACGTGGCATACATTCCTCTAAGTTAGAAATTTAGGATTGGAATTGGTAGACCATAGGGTATATATACTTTCAGCTTTACTAGATGATATTAAAgtcttttccaattttttccaCTTCTACCTACAGTATATTAAAGTTTATGTTGCTCTACTTTTCTCTAATACTTGCTTTAGTTGGGTCTTTAAATTTGGTGAATGTGCaatggcatctcattgtggttttaatttgtatgtctCTAATGAGGTTGaacatattttcttatgtttagtAGTTGGTTGGACATCTTATGAAATGCCTGTTAAAGTTTTTGATGACTTATACACTGCaatctctttttcttactgattattAGGACTCTATTTTAAGATTTCTGGATCAAGTTCATTGCCGATAATATACGAGATCTGACACttaagtttatgaacttgccactgtgcgctTATGAtaacagcactgtacaa carries:
- the LOC128569336 gene encoding LOW QUALITY PROTEIN: protocadherin alpha-13-like (The sequence of the model RefSeq protein was modified relative to this genomic sequence to represent the inferred CDS: deleted 1 base in 1 codon); translated protein: MLQISVTLFERTMRFSWRGGPRARRLLLSFLLLAFWDVGSGQIHYSVPEEAKHGTFVGRIAQDLGLELAELVPRLFRVASKGQGDLLEVNLQNGILFVNSRIDREELCGRSAECSIHLEVIVNRPLQVFHVEVEVKDINDNPPVFPESKKRIIIAESRPPETRFPLDGAYDADIGVNSALTYLLDPNDYFALDTQNNREQTSSLFLVLRKTLDREEIQEHSLLLKASDGGKPELTGTVQLLITILDVNDNAPEFEKSIYKARVSESAFNGTLVIKLNATDADDGTNGDIVYSFRKPVSPTVVYAFTINPESGEIRTKGKLDFEEKKLYEISVEAVDKGNIPMAGHCTLLVEVLDINDNAPEVTITSLSLPIREDTQPSTVVALISVSDRDSGANGQVTCTLTPHVPFKLVSTFKNYYSLVLDSVLDRESKSNYQLIVTARDGGSPSLWATASVSVEVADVNDNAPTFAQPEYTVFVRENNSPGCHIFTVSAQDADVQENALVSYSLVERRVGERALSSYVSVHAESGKVYALQPLDHEELELLQFQVSARDAGLPPLGSNVTLQVFVLDENDNAPALLASRAGSVGGAVTQLVSRFVGTGHVVAKVRAVDADSGYNAWLSYELQPTAGSARSPFRVGLYTGEISTTRALEENDSPRQRLLVLVKDHGEPALTATATVLVSLVESNQAPKVSSRALVKAMGPETPLVDVNVYLIIAICTVSSLLVLTLLLYTALRCSAPPTEGAGGPGKPRLVCSSAVGSWSNSQQRRQRCALGRVRPKQTSWPSAPVFLLVWILQRERVKERWIQNS